The Providencia sp. PROV188 genome includes a region encoding these proteins:
- the rpe gene encoding ribulose-phosphate 3-epimerase, translated as MKDFLIAPSILSADFARLGEDTAKVLAAGADIVHFDVMDNHYVPNLTFGAPICKALRNYGITAPIDVHLMVKPVDRIIPDFAKAGATHISFHPEASEHIDRTLQLIKENGCTAGLVFNPATPLSYLDYVMDKVDMILLMSVNPGFGGQSFIPQTLNKLRQVRKLIDESGYDIRLEVDGGVKVNNIAEIAAAGADTFVAGSAIFDQPDYKKVIDEMRQELKKVSQ; from the coding sequence ATGAAAGATTTTCTCATTGCCCCATCTATTTTATCTGCTGACTTTGCACGTTTAGGCGAAGATACCGCCAAAGTTCTTGCTGCGGGCGCAGACATTGTCCATTTCGACGTGATGGACAACCACTATGTACCGAACCTCACGTTCGGTGCACCAATCTGTAAAGCCCTGCGCAATTACGGTATCACCGCCCCGATTGATGTTCACTTAATGGTTAAACCGGTCGATCGCATTATTCCAGATTTCGCTAAAGCGGGTGCGACTCACATCAGTTTCCACCCAGAAGCCAGCGAGCACATCGATAGAACCTTACAACTCATCAAAGAGAATGGTTGTACTGCGGGTCTGGTATTTAACCCAGCGACCCCACTTAGCTATCTCGATTATGTGATGGATAAAGTTGATATGATCCTACTGATGTCTGTTAACCCAGGATTCGGCGGTCAATCTTTTATCCCACAAACCCTGAACAAATTGCGCCAAGTTCGTAAATTGATTGACGAAAGTGGTTATGATATTCGCTTAGAAGTCGATGGTGGCGTGAAGGTCAATAACATTGCAGAAATTGCCGCAGCAGGTGCAGACACCTTCGTTGCTGGCTCCGCGATTTTTGATCAGCCAGATTACAAAAAAGTCATCGATGAAATGCGCCAAGAATTGAAAAAGGTATCTCAATGA
- the dam gene encoding adenine-specific DNA-methyltransferase — protein MKKKRAFLKWAGGKYPLVDEIKKHLPQGDCLIEPFVGAGSVFLNTNYDSYVLADINSDLINLYNTVKYRSDAFIEEAQQLFTPEFNTSEQYYLMRQAFNQSDDPAKRSILFLYLNRHCYNGLCRYNLSGEFNVPFGRYKKPYFPKDELLWFAEKAQKATFVTQSYSKTLLDAQDGSVIYCDPPYAPLSDTANFTAYHTNAFSAQEQQNLAFLAHKLSSERKIPVLISNHETPVTREWYYQAQLHIVKVRRTISRNILNRAKVNELLALYAGAGASKKS, from the coding sequence ATGAAAAAAAAACGCGCTTTTTTAAAATGGGCTGGGGGTAAATACCCGCTTGTGGACGAGATCAAAAAACATCTTCCACAAGGAGATTGCTTAATAGAACCTTTTGTTGGTGCAGGATCGGTATTTTTAAATACCAACTACGATTCGTACGTACTTGCAGATATTAACAGCGATCTTATCAACCTCTACAACACGGTTAAATATCGCTCTGATGCTTTTATCGAAGAAGCTCAGCAACTGTTCACACCTGAATTTAATACCTCTGAACAGTATTATTTAATGCGCCAAGCATTTAACCAATCAGATGACCCTGCTAAACGTAGCATTCTCTTTTTGTATCTTAACCGCCACTGTTATAACGGACTATGCCGCTATAATTTAAGTGGTGAATTTAATGTGCCTTTCGGGCGCTATAAAAAACCCTATTTTCCGAAAGACGAATTACTGTGGTTTGCTGAAAAAGCTCAGAAAGCGACCTTTGTGACGCAGTCTTACAGCAAAACATTACTCGATGCGCAGGATGGCTCAGTCATCTACTGCGATCCACCTTATGCGCCGCTGTCTGATACCGCTAATTTTACGGCCTATCACACCAACGCCTTTAGTGCGCAAGAACAACAGAATCTGGCTTTTTTGGCACATAAGTTGTCATCTGAGCGCAAGATCCCAGTTCTTATCTCAAATCATGAGACCCCGGTGACTCGAGAGTGGTATTATCAAGCACAGTTACATATCGTAAAAGTGCGTCGCACCATTAGTAGAAATATTTTGAACCGTGCCAAAGTCAACGAGCTTTTGGCTTTATATGCGGGAGCGGGAGCATCTAAAAAATCATAG
- a CDS encoding phosphoglycolate phosphatase: MTYAVLESIKAIAFDLDGTLVDSAGGLADAIDKTLEELNLPPAGKERVSIWVGNGADMLVERALEWAGMTVTPELKKQARIRFDEHYATTVNTGSQLFPEVKETLETIAKHNLPMAIVTNKPTPFVAPLLEKLGIDSYFSLVLGGDDVVKTKPHPAPLYLTMGQFGLRKEELLFVGDSRNDIIAAHNAGCPSVGLTYGYNYGESIAITEPDYVLSHFSELLSVIDLSK, translated from the coding sequence ATGACATATGCGGTTTTAGAGAGTATTAAAGCGATTGCGTTTGATTTGGATGGAACCCTTGTTGACAGCGCCGGCGGTTTAGCCGACGCCATCGACAAGACCCTCGAAGAGCTTAACTTACCACCAGCAGGCAAAGAGCGTGTCTCCATCTGGGTAGGTAACGGCGCTGATATGCTCGTAGAGCGTGCGCTAGAATGGGCGGGAATGACTGTAACGCCAGAGCTGAAAAAGCAAGCTCGTATCCGCTTCGATGAACATTATGCGACGACCGTTAATACCGGTAGCCAGCTGTTCCCTGAGGTCAAAGAGACCCTCGAAACCATTGCGAAACACAACTTGCCTATGGCGATTGTAACCAACAAACCAACCCCATTTGTGGCGCCATTACTCGAAAAGCTGGGCATCGATAGCTACTTTTCATTAGTACTTGGTGGCGATGATGTGGTAAAAACCAAACCGCACCCAGCGCCACTCTATTTAACAATGGGTCAGTTCGGTTTACGCAAAGAAGAATTGCTTTTTGTCGGCGATTCCCGTAATGATATTATCGCAGCCCACAATGCAGGCTGCCCAAGTGTAGGGTTAACCTACGGCTACAACTATGGTGAATCAATCGCAATTACCGAGCCCGACTACGTGTTAAGCCACTTTTCTGAGCTACTCTCCGTTATTGATTTATCAAAATAA
- a CDS encoding SPOR domain-containing protein, giving the protein MDEFKPDNQPQVQNDLRPDTSDRPTGRARPAAAAKPKIALSRQHIMIGVGVLVLLLLIIAISSALKAPTEHEKLQNDSANQRNIDLSGSSSLTNSDTQSTTQPQTSQAQELNGQQINPMPTQADTQTQQNGLGERIEIPGDVADALNQGQNLPSESTTTPPQNVTPLTPPQVKPVEKQPTVKPVTPEKTQPKATKPVEQKQPAQPKTTTKPATSTSQSGSTVAAPSGSYTLQLSSASRSDTLEAFAKENKLANYQVYKTIRNGQTWYVLIHGNYSSVSEAKNAIAALPAAVQAKKPWVRNMKQVKQDQK; this is encoded by the coding sequence ATGGACGAATTTAAACCAGACAATCAGCCTCAAGTACAGAATGATTTAAGGCCTGATACATCAGATAGACCAACCGGACGTGCGCGTCCTGCTGCGGCAGCTAAGCCAAAAATTGCGTTATCACGTCAACACATCATGATCGGTGTCGGCGTTTTAGTGCTGCTTCTGCTGATCATTGCAATCAGTTCCGCATTAAAAGCACCAACAGAACATGAGAAATTACAAAATGATAGCGCTAATCAGCGTAATATCGATTTATCAGGTTCTTCATCACTGACCAACTCAGATACTCAATCCACAACGCAACCGCAAACAAGCCAAGCGCAAGAGTTAAATGGTCAGCAAATTAACCCAATGCCAACTCAAGCAGACACTCAGACTCAACAAAATGGTCTTGGTGAACGTATTGAAATTCCAGGTGATGTTGCCGACGCTCTCAACCAAGGTCAAAACCTGCCGTCTGAAAGCACCACGACGCCACCACAAAATGTGACACCGTTGACACCACCACAAGTCAAACCTGTGGAAAAACAGCCAACAGTTAAACCTGTCACCCCAGAAAAAACACAACCAAAAGCGACTAAGCCTGTTGAACAAAAACAACCTGCTCAGCCAAAAACAACTACTAAGCCAGCAACTAGCACAAGCCAAAGTGGTAGTACCGTTGCAGCCCCCTCTGGAAGCTATACATTGCAATTAAGTAGCGCAAGTCGTTCAGATACACTGGAAGCTTTCGCAAAAGAGAATAAACTTGCTAACTATCAAGTGTATAAAACCATTCGTAATGGCCAAACTTGGTATGTATTGATCCACGGAAATTACAGCTCAGTGAGCGAAGCAAAAAATGCAATTGCAGCCTTACCTGCCGCAGTGCAAGCGAAAAAACCGTGGGTGCGTAATATGAAACAAGTTAAACAGGATCAAAAATAA
- the aroB gene encoding 3-dehydroquinate synthase → MEKVTVTLDERSYPINIAPGLYQGKDAFWPLTAGQRAMIVTNETLAPLYLHKIQAVLEASGVKVDSIVLPDGEQYKSLFIMNDVFTALLEKHHNRDTTLIALGGGVIGDLTGFAAASYQRGVRFIQVPTTLLSQVDSSVGGKTAVNHPLGKNMIGAFYQPASVVIDLDCLKTLPKRELSSGLAEVIKYGIILDGEFFSWLEKNIDALMALDNQAMAYCIRRCCELKAQVVAADEKETSGLRALLNLGHTFGHAIEAEMGYGVWLHGEAVATGMVMAAKTAELIGQFTPEQTERIIALLKRAELPVTGPAKMQPDDYLPHMMRDKKVMGGKLHLILPTTIGSSEMRSDVDASTVIAAISACMP, encoded by the coding sequence ATGGAAAAAGTCACTGTTACTCTGGATGAACGCAGTTATCCAATCAATATTGCACCTGGTTTGTACCAAGGCAAGGATGCATTTTGGCCACTAACTGCGGGTCAGCGAGCAATGATAGTGACTAACGAAACTCTCGCTCCACTTTACCTACATAAGATCCAAGCCGTTCTTGAAGCCTCAGGTGTCAAAGTCGATTCTATCGTCTTACCTGATGGCGAACAGTATAAATCTTTATTTATCATGAATGATGTTTTTACGGCATTACTCGAAAAGCACCATAACCGTGACACGACCCTCATCGCCCTTGGTGGGGGAGTAATCGGTGACTTAACTGGATTTGCAGCAGCTAGCTATCAACGTGGCGTACGCTTTATTCAGGTTCCAACTACATTACTCTCCCAAGTGGACTCTTCGGTTGGTGGAAAAACCGCCGTTAACCACCCATTGGGGAAAAATATGATTGGGGCATTTTATCAACCGGCCTCCGTCGTGATTGACCTCGATTGCTTAAAGACCTTACCTAAGCGCGAACTCTCTTCTGGTCTGGCTGAAGTCATTAAATACGGCATCATTCTTGATGGTGAATTTTTTAGCTGGTTGGAAAAAAATATCGATGCCTTAATGGCATTAGATAACCAAGCCATGGCCTACTGTATTCGCCGTTGTTGCGAGCTGAAAGCACAAGTGGTCGCCGCCGATGAAAAAGAAACCAGCGGGCTACGTGCACTATTAAATTTAGGGCATACCTTTGGTCATGCTATCGAAGCCGAAATGGGCTACGGTGTATGGCTCCATGGAGAAGCTGTTGCTACTGGTATGGTCATGGCTGCTAAAACCGCTGAGCTGATTGGCCAATTTACCCCAGAACAAACAGAACGCATCATCGCCCTTTTAAAACGCGCCGAGCTACCTGTTACTGGTCCTGCAAAAATGCAACCTGATGACTATTTACCTCACATGATGCGAGATAAAAAAGTCATGGGAGGCAAATTGCATCTTATCCTTCCAACCACTATCGGTAGTTCAGAAATGCGTTCCGATGTGGATGCCTCAACAGTAATTGCCGCTATTTCGGCTTGTATGCCATAA
- the aroK gene encoding shikimate kinase AroK, which produces MAEKRNIFLVGPMGAGKSTIGRQLAQQLNMEFFDSDHEIEKRTGADVGWVFDLEGEEGFRDREEKVINELTEKQGIVLATGGGSVKSKETRNRLSARGVVVYLETTIEKQLSRTQRDKKRPLLQVDEPAREVLEKLADERNPMYEEIADITIHTDEQSAKVVANQIIEMLEKN; this is translated from the coding sequence ATGGCAGAGAAACGCAATATCTTTCTGGTTGGACCAATGGGAGCCGGAAAAAGCACTATTGGTCGTCAGTTAGCTCAACAGCTTAATATGGAGTTCTTTGACTCCGATCACGAGATTGAAAAACGCACTGGCGCAGATGTAGGTTGGGTATTCGACCTAGAAGGTGAAGAAGGCTTTCGCGATCGCGAAGAGAAAGTCATCAATGAACTCACTGAAAAGCAAGGCATTGTCTTAGCGACAGGTGGTGGCTCTGTTAAATCCAAAGAGACGCGTAACCGCTTGTCCGCTCGTGGGGTTGTCGTGTATCTCGAAACCACCATTGAGAAGCAATTATCCCGCACACAACGCGATAAAAAACGTCCTCTTTTACAAGTGGATGAGCCCGCTCGCGAAGTTTTAGAAAAATTAGCCGATGAACGCAATCCTATGTATGAAGAGATAGCGGATATAACAATTCATACTGATGAGCAAAGCGCAAAAGTTGTTGCCAATCAAATCATTGAAATGTTAGAAAAAAACTAA
- a CDS encoding secretin N-terminal domain-containing protein, with product MSKTNFFVPLLMLMLCSSFFVYAETPRDPFEPILPTEEDTQLLDTIVPPKVPEIILTEKIFPLVSIDAQAVHQQITEPDMRLLSDKGIAHFDATTNSLIITDTKERLELIETWLAQKDIPQQQVQITAHIISSSRTALQALGLEWGMLGESATDGHHSRYNRYSSQSGQMALNVLRLGEGLLEMKLNALEKENLLSIIASPRLVASHKQPASIQQGSEIPYVTTSDKKSHVQFKDAVLGMEVTPTIARDDRVEMVLKISHNSPDTALTVNPNQHLAINKQEIATSVTIKNNNTLILGGIFQQKQEKTDSGIPFFSQIPLLGSLFINKTQHVDKRILLVFITPKLIKI from the coding sequence ATGAGTAAAACTAATTTTTTTGTCCCCTTATTAATGTTAATGCTATGCAGCTCCTTCTTCGTGTATGCCGAAACACCCCGAGACCCTTTTGAACCCATACTCCCAACAGAAGAAGATACTCAGCTCTTAGACACCATCGTTCCACCTAAAGTACCGGAGATAATTCTCACCGAAAAAATTTTTCCATTAGTCTCTATCGACGCTCAAGCTGTTCATCAACAGATCACGGAGCCTGACATGCGCCTACTATCCGATAAAGGCATAGCCCACTTTGATGCCACCACCAACAGTTTGATCATTACGGACACCAAAGAACGCTTGGAATTAATTGAAACATGGCTTGCCCAAAAAGATATTCCCCAGCAGCAAGTACAAATCACAGCCCACATCATCAGCAGTTCACGCACCGCTTTACAAGCGCTAGGTTTAGAGTGGGGAATGCTAGGTGAGTCAGCAACTGATGGGCACCATAGCCGCTATAACCGTTACAGCAGCCAATCAGGACAGATGGCATTAAATGTATTACGGCTCGGAGAAGGCCTACTTGAAATGAAGCTTAACGCCCTAGAAAAAGAAAATTTATTGTCAATTATTGCGAGCCCACGTTTGGTTGCATCCCATAAACAGCCCGCCAGCATCCAACAAGGCAGCGAAATTCCCTATGTCACCACCTCTGATAAAAAAAGCCACGTTCAGTTTAAAGATGCGGTATTAGGTATGGAAGTTACGCCAACCATTGCTCGGGATGACAGAGTCGAAATGGTATTAAAAATCAGCCATAACTCCCCAGATACCGCTCTCACCGTCAATCCAAACCAACATCTCGCCATCAACAAACAAGAAATTGCGACGTCAGTGACTATCAAAAATAATAACACCCTAATATTGGGTGGCATTTTTCAACAGAAGCAAGAAAAAACGGATTCAGGTATCCCATTTTTTTCACAAATCCCACTATTAGGAAGTTTATTTATCAATAAGACGCAACACGTTGATAAGCGTATTTTACTGGTATTTATTACACCAAAACTTATTAAGATTTAG
- the trpS gene encoding tryptophan--tRNA ligase, with product MSTPTEKSKQTQKPIVFSGAQPSGELTIGNYMGALRQWVKMQDDYDCIYCIVDQHAITVRQDPVELRKRTLDTLALYLACGIDPKKSTIFVQSHVPQHAQLSWALNCYTYFGELSRMTQFKDKSARHSENINAGLFDYPVLMAADILVYQTNQVPVGIDQKQHLELSRDIAQRFNAIYGDIFTVPEPFIPTDGGARVMALQEPTKKMSKSDDNRNNVIALLEDPKSVVKKIKRAMTDSEEPPRICYDVENKAGVSNLLDILAGVTGKSVKMLEAEFEGKMYGHLKGVVAEAVSDMLTNLQARYHEFRNNEALLNQIMDEGATKAAARAQETLDKVYDAIGFVKRPQL from the coding sequence ATGAGCACACCCACTGAGAAATCTAAACAAACCCAGAAACCTATTGTATTCAGCGGCGCACAGCCTTCCGGTGAATTAACCATCGGTAACTACATGGGTGCGTTACGTCAGTGGGTTAAAATGCAAGATGATTATGATTGCATCTACTGTATCGTTGACCAACACGCCATTACCGTTCGCCAAGACCCTGTTGAACTGCGTAAAAGAACCCTTGATACATTAGCGCTCTACTTAGCTTGCGGTATTGATCCTAAGAAAAGCACCATTTTTGTTCAGTCACATGTGCCACAACATGCACAACTGAGCTGGGCACTAAACTGCTACACCTATTTCGGTGAACTGAGCCGCATGACCCAGTTCAAAGACAAATCTGCTCGCCACTCAGAAAACATCAACGCCGGTCTGTTTGACTACCCAGTTCTGATGGCTGCCGATATTCTGGTTTACCAAACTAACCAAGTTCCTGTTGGAATTGACCAGAAACAGCACCTTGAACTGAGCCGTGATATTGCTCAGCGCTTCAATGCCATTTACGGAGATATTTTCACCGTACCTGAGCCATTTATCCCAACTGATGGCGGCGCTCGCGTGATGGCATTACAAGAGCCAACCAAGAAAATGTCTAAGTCTGATGACAACCGCAATAACGTGATTGCGCTGTTGGAAGATCCGAAATCCGTTGTGAAGAAAATCAAGCGTGCCATGACTGACTCTGAAGAACCACCACGTATTTGCTACGATGTTGAAAACAAAGCGGGTGTTTCTAACCTGCTAGATATTCTTGCTGGCGTGACAGGCAAAAGCGTGAAAATGCTGGAAGCCGAGTTTGAAGGCAAAATGTACGGTCATCTGAAAGGTGTGGTCGCGGAAGCAGTTTCCGACATGCTGACTAACTTACAAGCTCGTTACCATGAGTTCCGCAATAATGAAGCGCTGCTAAACCAAATTATGGATGAAGGCGCGACCAAAGCAGCGGCTCGCGCTCAAGAAACCTTAGACAAGGTTTACGATGCAATCGGCTTTGTAAAACGCCCACAGCTTTAA
- a CDS encoding PilN domain-containing protein gives MYQVNFLPWRTDKLTRQRRYFLMVTWGSCISVIIIFGYLISLLLEDISQAYLYLATQQQHQQHIEQLKTQLQAQQQQLEKFTFQQNQRQSYAQHNHALLNLLRSLSNLTPPKSWLSTFQLREGRLEIKALSYRFQDLNLLLTQFSQTPQVDNVQLRTLRRVATVNQLYLTADYRGVIDE, from the coding sequence ATGTATCAGGTTAACTTCCTACCTTGGCGAACCGATAAGCTCACTCGCCAGCGACGCTATTTTTTAATGGTGACGTGGGGCAGCTGTATTTCCGTCATCATTATCTTTGGTTATTTAATCAGTTTGCTTCTAGAGGATATATCGCAAGCCTACTTATACCTTGCGACTCAGCAGCAACATCAACAGCACATTGAACAACTAAAAACACAATTACAAGCGCAGCAACAACAGCTAGAAAAATTCACGTTTCAGCAAAATCAGCGTCAATCCTATGCGCAACATAACCATGCCTTACTCAACCTATTAAGGTCGCTATCCAATCTCACGCCACCTAAAAGCTGGCTATCCACCTTTCAGCTACGTGAAGGTCGTTTAGAAATCAAAGCGCTCAGTTATCGCTTTCAAGATCTGAATTTGCTGTTAACTCAATTTAGCCAAACACCTCAGGTCGATAACGTGCAACTGCGCACGTTACGGCGGGTTGCTACCGTTAATCAATTGTACCTAACAGCCGATTATCGAGGTGTCATTGATGAATAA